In Bacteroidales bacterium, the following proteins share a genomic window:
- a CDS encoding DUF3127 domain-containing protein, giving the protein MEFAGKVIQVLDIASGQSANGGQWRRQDFILEVPGQYPRKICITIFGDRIEQFNVKAGEDVVVDADVESREYNGRWFTSVKAWKITKSGAGFNDNIQDVQYNDIPQSSMQSNSDMDLYNNEDDLPF; this is encoded by the coding sequence ATGGAATTTGCAGGAAAAGTTATTCAAGTGTTAGATATTGCTTCTGGTCAAAGTGCAAATGGCGGTCAGTGGAGGCGACAAGATTTTATTTTAGAAGTTCCAGGGCAGTATCCTAGAAAAATATGTATTACGATTTTTGGCGATAGAATTGAGCAATTTAATGTAAAGGCTGGCGAAGATGTGGTTGTAGATGCTGATGTTGAAAGTCGCGAATATAACGGTCGCTGGTTTACAAGCGTAAAAGCGTGGAAAATTACAAAATCTGGAGCGGGTTTTAATGATAACATACAAGATGTGCAATATAATGACATACCGCAAAGCTCGATGCAGAGTAATAGCGATATGGATTTGTACAATAATGAAGATGATTTGCCGTTCTAA